A window of Elusimicrobiota bacterium genomic DNA:
GGCATCTTGGTGATGAAGGTGAAAGAGCGGTCTTCGTACACCGTGATGACCACCGGGATGGTCATGCCCGCCTCCATCTTGCGGGAGCGGTCGTTGAACTGCTTGCAGAAATCCATGATGTTGACGCCGTGCTGGCCCAGCGCCGGGCCGACGGGCGGGGCGGGGTTGGCGGCGCCCGCCGGGATCTGCAGCTTGATCTGGGTCTTTATCTTCTTGGCCATAGGTTTCTCCTCAAAAAAAGCCTCGAGATCACGTCCACCGC
This region includes:
- the rplK gene encoding 50S ribosomal protein L11, giving the protein MAKKIKTQIKLQIPAGAANPAPPVGPALGQHGVNIMDFCKQFNDRSRKMEAGMTIPVVITVYEDRSFTFITKMPPVASLLKRAAGLAKASGEPNRNKVGKVTLKQAEEIATQKMPDLNTKDLKSALQMVKGTARSMGIEIAE